The following nucleotide sequence is from Drosophila simulans strain w501 chromosome 3L, Prin_Dsim_3.1, whole genome shotgun sequence.
AAGAGAAACTTAAGTTGCGCTTTggttacttttatttattttacccatatattcatatatataatatattcatttgcatttatatagATGTTGGAATAATTCTTGTTTGGCATTGATTTGGATCtgcaaatacatatacatacattaatttatacatacataagaTGAGCGTGGTGCTGGATAAACTTAGATAACACGCTTTAAAGTACTATAATTGttgaatttactttttatgCCATTATTTTGTTACTTTTGCGGAATTGACAAACGAGTTTTGTGCACAGATAGAATGTAATATGTCTGATTGTGTTCTTTTCGTACAGGGACATTCCATTTCAACCTTTCTGAAACAACTAACTGATTAAAACTTAACTAAAATCTGAATTTTCCAACATTCGTAATTGAGCTTAATTGACTCCGGgcaatacatacataaatacttGTCAGCCATTTTGTGGAAACTAAACTCCAACTAATTCGATTATACGTATTCACGTCTCTATATATAGCACAGTTCGATACATGGACTAAATGGGATCTGCGGCACAGATACCCTCTCTTTGGTTTGACTATACAATTAACAAGCACAGGTCTCTTTCGATCTCGTTTTTATAAAGGTACGCATGGCCATAGATAtgatatatttcaaaaaacattctctatttgcaaacaaagtgaaatCAACGAAGTGAACTAAGGTCCTCAACTGCTCTTCATCTCCTCCTGATATGTTAAGATAGCGTTCCAACAGTTTCTATATCGTATATATCATTATATCATCATAGTACTTTAGTGTGGGGCTGGGACTGTCATTCGATTTGGTGGTGCGTGTGTGGAGCGGTGGCTTCTATGCTCTGAATTCTATCGTTATTTTTcgatatacatatagatattcAAATATTACTTGTGGATTCTCCTCGCCGTCCATCGATTTAGATATAGTTGCCAACGAACGTAAAAGTGAAACGCCTCTATTATACATAGTACTTTTTTTTCCAACTCCGGGACGAACGGATAACGACGCTTAACGAATAACGGTCAACGGATAACAGAATGAGAAATCGTAAAGGAACATCTAGCAACACGTTATAGATACAAACAAATGTACATTCAACATTGAACTCTGATGACTACCGGGATACCCATCATCCCCGGCTCTCGGATCTCTGGGCTCTTCAGCCGGTCTCCTGATATGCTTTTACCTAAATGATACTTCTTGGTTGTGTGAGATCTACCATTACCAATCGAAGCCGAACCGAACCGATATGAGCCGAGCCAAGCCAGACTGAAACCCCTTACAAGTCGTCGCCCAGGCGATGGATCTCGTCCAGCATAAAGTCCACATCCGCCTCGTTGACCGCCGCCGACGAGATGATCGAGCGGAAGAAGTTGGGCCGGCGATCGTCGGGCTGGTAGCCCACCATCAGCGTTCCCTTCTGCATCATGCGGCCCTTGATGATGGGGCAGATCTGCAAGGATAATTGGAAAGCGTTTAGCACTATACACTATCCTTAACTTATGCTTAGATCTTAATGCATCCACGATCTTACCTTGCCCAGCTCCACCTCCTTCTTGGCATCGTGTGGCACTCCTCTCAGTCGCTTGGGCACGTACCAGAAGGAGACGTTGACGCACTCCGGCTCGAGGATCAGATGGAAGCGGTCGGACTGCTCGCGAATGCGCTTCAGCTGGTACTGGACCAGCTCCATGAGCcggtcctgctgctgctcgaagCCCTCGGTGCCCTTGGCCCGCCACTGGAGCCACAGCTTGAAGATGTCGTTGTGCCGGCCGCACTGGATCACCTTGTCGCCGGTGTCGTAGCTAATGTCGTACTGCTTGTCGGTCATGAAGAGATACTCCGCCGACATCTGGTTGCAGCTGATGAGCAGGCCCTGCGTGGAAGATGTAGATGTATGAACATATCGATTTGGGATGAAATCGCTCACTACGCAGCAGACGTAGCTCCGCTGTCCATAAGTCaagttgaaattttaattaaaattccgcCTGCCAAAAGACGCAACTGTGACCGATGGTAACATATTGCACGGGATGTAAAAAAAGCCAGGGTGGTGACTTGGCGCATTTGGTTCGTCAAAGATTTCATTACGCATTGTGTGTGCGACTACCCTTGGCCATTTCGCTCCTGGTTTGGCAGGACGAACGGAACGAAACAACAAGGAATTGTTCGGAGTACAATTGGAATTCTTTACACAAACATTGTTCGATGTGCATCCAGAAGAATTTTGGGTGAACCGTCGAGGGGAATGGGCCGGTTGGAAAAGGAATTTAAAGCATGGGGTTGAGCTAGGGGTATGTATGCCTCCAATTTGTATCGCTTGGTTTGAGTTTCGGCGCGGGGATTGGTGGTGGAATGACTCCACCGACAGGCTggcctttaattttaatttgcaactcAAAGAGCAATTATTCGTTTATTACTTTGCAAACAATGATTTCAGTGATTTTGAGcaataaaatacgaaatatgTGAGGTCACAGCTGTAAAGGATATACAATTTCGTTTGATGGGCCTGCAGAACAAATTGtacgttgcatacttttgtaaCATGGACTTAAGCCACAAATCCCAAATCGAAATTCCACAAGCTTTAGATGTATCGATGCTACAACTTTCTAAGCCTTGAAATCTTGCccaactttatttaaatttaaaataataattaaagcaCCTAGCATAGATGatttaataaattcttatCTCTGGAATGGTATACTTACATCCTCCTTGAAGTGGATCGTGGAGCACTGGAGCAGAGCTCCCATGAGCTTGTGGGGATTCCAGGTGACCGAATCGGCACTGCAAGAGTTAAATGGACATTCAATTACGAATTACAAACAATTAACACTAAGCTGCCGCACTGCGGTACAATTCCCACTCCAAAGGACACCAATTCCACCCCCTGCTGTTCGACAAGAGTTCCAAAAAAAATCTGAGGGGGGGTGGGGTGGATGCGGAAGGTCCTGGCAAGTGCCATAAATTGTGGCAATTTCAGGCCGCagcactttaattgaattcaaaaGAGCGAGGACAACCCCCTGCGGCACTGGAGGGTTGACATTGACAGCTAAACATCCCTGTGGGAGCTATTTACAGTTATGTGGGCGCTGAGAGTGCGCCTGTGTGTGGGATGGGCTTGTaagtgtgagtgagtgagtgggtgTCTATAAACATGATCCTTATGGAGTGCCTGGAAGTATGCTTCACTTTTTCAAGCAGTATGCTGCTATGGGAAAAAGGGTATATGGTTTGGTTTAACAGTTTAGCATACAACTATAATATTAGTCataaacatataaacaaaatattttaaatattttgtaccatttgaaaacaaaaacagtttgAAACTCTGGTTTAATGTAGATTGACTGTTTGATGACTTGATAACTTAGAGCAGTATCATTTAGTCGAAACACTTTTCACGTCTAATGCTTATTTGATTGAGCGGCGGCATGTGAAGCTAAACTTTTAAGAAGAGATTTTCGATTGTTTTAAGTTTGTTCGCAAATTGAAACTCAGCGGATTTAAGAGCCTCCTTCATCGAAGGACCATTAATCAGTTGCGTAAGCCGCCGAAGGCCACAAATTGTCAGCTGCATGGGCATTTTAATGATTAATTCGCGCTGAGAGCCATTCAATTAAGGACCTCGATTTGCATGCCACAACAATTCGGGCCTTAGGATCCATTCAAACTAATTGAAGGCGTTCGCCTGGGTGATGGATGGACGGAAGgaagtgggaatgggaacgggaGTGGAGGTTAAGTCCTCCTCCGCCGATGGCAATCAATTTGAAAGTGTTTTGCGGAGTCGGCTGCTTGACCGCAAGCTGTCGATTCCACGACAGCTGCACTTGCCGGATTTGCCTAAGCTTCCCGAAATGCTGAGTAGAATTAAAGATGTTATATGGATGGCCAAAGTAAATGGATTCGGGTTGGAAACGGAGGTCGCGCTGGAGGTGGAGTAAAGTGCATTTCAGGTTGcgactttaaaattaaaaattcctaGCCCCGGGGATGAATCCCTATTCCTGACTTGCCCGCCCATTCATTGTTTGGCGTAATTGTTGTGTAAGTAATGCCCATGGCCATACAAAACACCCCCCTGGGCTAGATGGATTGGTTGGGAAAGGGGGAAGGGGAAATCCACtttgttcatttgtttgttcGGGCCAAAATGCACTCGGCTTGTGAATTGTAATCCCTGTAAGCTCTGAACACCTGATGGAGGCACTAAATGACAAATTGAGATTTTTCCCACATGTTCAGCTCGGCGCCGCCGACCTTCAAAAGGGGGCGGCAAAGTCGAGCGATGCGGGCCATTTGGGAGCATTTAGATTTAAATTTACCCAAACCGGGGAAgagatttcaatttttgttttgactgGCCCTGAAGATGAGGGCGCCCAAGGCACAAAGTTCATGTCAAGAACGATGATGAATGGGCACAGCAATTGCTTGGGACAAAAGATAAGGTTTTCCAAGGGGTTTTTAAAGCACTTCTGAGCAACTCACAGGAACTTGAAGGAGTAAAAGATGGCTTCATTTAGCTACCACGACTTAATTTCTACAACTccgtaaataatattttagttatatGTATTCCTAAAAACTTTCTTACTCACCGCTCAACACCAGTAAATCTGGGATGACGATGCTTACGCGACATCAACAATCCACCGCCCCAAGCAGCCTagaaaaaattacaaaaaatttgtcattaatattataatataccATCCTTGCAACTTTTAAGTATCTATTGTTTTTTCTACTCAATTAGATTGTTTTGTACTTACATCGATGTGCATCCAGCAGTTGTACTTCTGGCAGATATCCGCAATCGTGTTGATATCATCGAAGGCTCCCAGGACAGTGGTGCCGGCAGTGGCGTTCACGAAGAATGGAATGTCGCCCTTGGCCTTGCGCTCCAGGATCAGGCGCTCCAGCTCCGAGGTGATCATCTTGCCGTGCTCATCGGAGGGCACCACA
It contains:
- the LOC6736716 gene encoding glutamate decarboxylase; the encoded protein is MSLNPNGYKLSERTGKLTAYDLMPTTVTAGPETREFLLKVIDVLLDFVKATNDRNEKVLDFHHPEDMKRLLDLDVPDRALPLQQLIEDCATTLKYQVKTGHPHFFNQLSNGLDLISMAGEWLTATANTNMFTYEIAPVFILMENVVLTKMREIIGWSGGDSILAPGGSISNLYAFLAARHKMFPNYKEHGSVGLPGTLVMFTSDQCHYSIKSCAAVCGLGTDHCIVVPSDEHGKMITSELERLILERKAKGDIPFFVNATAGTTVLGAFDDINTIADICQKYNCWMHIDAAWGGGLLMSRKHRHPRFTGVERADSVTWNPHKLMGALLQCSTIHFKEDGLLISCNQMSAEYLFMTDKQYDISYDTGDKVIQCGRHNDIFKLWLQWRAKGTEGFEQQQDRLMELVQYQLKRIREQSDRFHLILEPECVNVSFWYVPKRLRGVPHDAKKEVELGKICPIIKGRMMQKGTLMVGYQPDDRRPNFFRSIISSAAVNEADVDFMLDEIHRLGDDL